The Eremothecium gossypii ATCC 10895 chromosome VII, complete sequence nucleotide sequence GCTTATTGAGTTCTTTGAGAGCAATACTGTGCCTATTTTCCCAATCAGAGAGTCGGAGCTGGGTGCCATGTAACTGTGTGAACGGATGCGTGAGGATAAGTTTTGATAGCAGCTTCACTACATTCCTCCGCACAAGTGAGGATCTATCCTGCAGTGACTGCACAGCTAATTTAACCCAGTGTGTCCGGTGTTTGTTGAATTTTGACTCTAGCTCACAGACCTTTAAACATCCCTGTATGGCTTTGCTCCTGACGTAGGGGTTCGAGTCTAGGAACCTTTCCTCCAACAATTCCAGTAGTACTTCTATCTGGTTTCCATGATGTTCAATATCTTGCCTATTTTTGGCAATTGCAACAATAATATTCCCACATACTTCCACCACTGCGCACCGTAACGTGAAAGAACTATTGTTTAGGAGTTTGACAAGTAAAGTCATCTGTCGAAGAACAACTTTAGGGACTAGTTCAGAAAGTGAAACCAGAAAGCTAGATATCGCTTTTGGGCCTGTAGTATCTTTGCTGTTGAATTCCTTGTTGCTTATATCTTTTAGAAGATCCTCCGTAAGTTGTGGATACTCAAACTCAGTGCTAATAACTTGTAAGAGCTCGGCGTTAAAAGCAGTTAAATGGGGGAAATAGGTCAAATTGGAAAGAATTGCATTCTGTACACTAGAATACTGACCATGTTTTTTGACACAGGTGGCTATGACGTTTATTATGAAGAGTTTTAAGGACTGAACCTTGACCACTTGTTCTGTTTCGACTAGGACAAATAAAGGTCTCGTGAATAGACCAATGAAGAGATCTCTTTCAGGGGTTGTCTGGAAGACCTTAGATAGGTTCAAGCCCAATACTTTAGTCATCGCATCGAGGAACCCTTCTATCTGGCTGCAGCTTCGTTTGAATAGTTCTGTGGACGATGCTGCACCCTGCCGTCTGTTCCCAGATTTGATTGTGTTAGCTAACGACGCAGATGCAACATCGTCCTGAAGAAACGTCATTATCACATGCTGCAGGTAGCCATAAAGTTCCATATGAGACTTCCAGGTGGGTAGAAGAGCTATGACCTCAGCGTTGCTGGCATCGGATAGAAGACTGGTGCTGATGCCCTGAGCCAAATTCTTGAGACTGGAGCTCACCAAGTAACTGAGTTGCAGCTGAAGCTTCGGTAAAAGGTGTGAAAAGCCTTGTGTTAGGTCTATTAACGTTTCAAGTAAATCAGGGTCAGATTCGATTTCCTCTGGAGCAATAGTTAGCCGATCCGTAATCGAGTTTAGCTTCCGTGTCGCATCATCGACAGGTGGAAATGCTCGCTTGTCGGCCGTCTGAAAACGAGTCAGATGTGCAGAGAGGCTGAAGTCCAACATTTTAACCACCGCTGAAGACCGGGAATAGTAGGGCAACGTAGTTCCGCGAACTTCAGTTTTGTTTTCTTTTAATTTAATGGACTACACCAAAAAAAGCTCAACAACAGTCCCAATTAGTTCTGCTAGAAGATGCAAACACGTTAGTGATCAGTAAGTATGTGTACTCGTGTACTCGTCCTGCACTGCAAAGTTCGCGTCACAACTAGCTGTGAACCATGGTTTGAAAAAAAATAATGATAATGATTCCGCCCAGGATCGAACTGGGGACGTTCTGCGTGTTAAGCAGATGCCATAACCGACTAGACCACGGAACCACCTATAAGCCCTTAATTATACTCAGATACTAGTGACCATTTTCTAGTCACATGATGCTAGTTTCCTGAATAAAAGATGCACGTGATTACCAAATCTGTATTTACTAGGTAAAATGCCTTGGTGAATAAGTACGTAGATATTATATATGTATACATATGCATTTTAGATGCAATAAAAGCTCTATTATGTATGCGCGCGGAGCTTTAAGCCAGTGTGTTTTCGATTGTTTTGTGGATGCAATGGTCTTTGCATAAAAGCCTGACTTTCATCTTTTTCGTGCTTGGATGTTAACTTCAAACTCTGAAGCTGATGAGGTAACGTAACACTGCTACTGGGACCTTCGTTTTCACAATCGTTAAACAAATGTAAGAGACTATCAACATGCGCTTTTAACCGTCTATTATCACCTTTTAAGTTAATTGTGAGCTCAGTACTTTTTGCGAGCTCACGACGTAATGCTTGACGATCCTCACGCAAATTGGAAATAGTGGAGGCACGCTGTGAGATAACCTTTTCTAGTCTGCCCGCCAGATCCTGCAGCCTTCTTAGTTTCACTTGTGTCTCTGTGTCAATGTCCTTGGATTGATCTTTCAATTTAAGAAGTTGGATATCACGATCGTGGACTTGTGCTCTCAATTTCTCCTTTTCGTCATTTAGGGTCCGAATTGTTTGCCGCAAGGCGGTCAGTTCGGCGATGAGCTTGCCATTCTCGGTCATTAAGACATTGTTCTTGATGCCTAATTCCTCGGCTTCGATTTTCCACAGCACTAGTTCGTCCTGCATATCTGTATCTAATGTTGCGGTCTTATCAACCGGGAGCAATCTTTGGGGGACCTCCTCTTTTACTGTGGAGGAAGCCTCCAATTCGTGCGCATATTTGTAACAGCATTCATGGAATCTGAACGTGGAAATAATGCCATAGCTGATAAGCTCTAAATTTTCTACAAGAGGCCTCTCTGCAACCCCATCCGTGTCCAAGTTGCAGAAGTTAAAGCAGCGATGTAGGAGGAGCTCGACTTCATCCGGATCTTCCTCGTTGTCGCTGTTTTCCGTTTCAGTTGTCTGGCGGGACACAAGAATGGACTTTCTAGGGGTCGTCATGCTGCTACGCGCAGATGGTTGGGGTCCTAGTGGGAGTTCACTGAACTTTACCTTCCTTTGTGCCACGATGCTGTCTTGGTTTAAAATACCATTTATGGCTAACTCCACGAAACTAGGATCATCCGGCAACCCCTTATGCTGCTTCATAAACGTTAGATCGATAAGGCACAGGCTTGGATCCTCGTTAGCTTGGGCATTACTTGGACACATGGTTCATTACCGTGTTAAACCTTAAGAATAAAGCACAACTATTTTCTGTCGTTTTTTACTTATTTTTTAGCATTCTTGTGGACTCCGACACCGACGTCCAAATAATGACTACAACTAAGGTGACTTAATCGGTGACCTTCAGTGTCATTGAAGTAGCTATCGGATCAACGTGCGCGGGCTTTATTCGTCGTAACAAATATAAAGACTGTCTTGATTGAATGCACGAAACAGTTCATATACAGACGTATCCGCATAAAACAAGCTGAAATAAGCAACACTGTCGTTGCTAATCAAAATCGCGAAGTCCTAAAAAAAGTCACAAATTTGCATACAATGAACTGACCCTATTATGTAAACACGATGCCACATAATGGGGACCAAAGAAGATAGATGGCCCAAATAGTAAGCCCAATAGACCCGCTATATGTATATAGACTTAATTGGAATGCATATATGTAGAAAAAAACTAGGAAAGACTTCCATTCTATTTAGACATAACAACAACGAGTAAAACAGTCCATCTCAATGCCAGAAAGGAAGCATAGAATGAACACTCCGTAACTGACGACGCTTGCGGCATCCGCTCCAAACCGCGACAAAACAAGTCCGCGGGAGCTGAAGTAAATTCAGGTATCGTTATTTCCAATCGAGGAACGGCGGCGGTGCCAGCAGGTAGATTCAAAGATTGTCGTTGTTGTTTAATTTTGTTGATGTTTCGAATACCTGCTTCATTTAGTGGGAAAGCACCACATATCAACAGGCGAGGTGATGTGATGGGAATCATGTATGCAATGGGATTACCTATCTTCGGCAAAAACAGCTACCTTATCAGAGTCCTTGGTGGCGGACTGATGAGAAGAGCAGATTGTTTTCGCCAAGAAAGAGTTAATATTTTGAGCTCCAGGCTCCCTGGAACGTATGAGGCCCGATGAATACACATTATAGTCGCCGAATATTTTCGCATACCCGGCGGGCGTGTGCTCCATCGGTAGTTGCATTTCGCCAGAAGAGCTGCAACTATTGTTCTCACCGTAGGCGTGGCCATGCAAACGGTGAGTCTTATAAAGACGATGCTCACTGCGGTCTTCAGAGCTGATATTGCTGCTATTGGAAGTCGCGGAAATACTCGACGACAAAACACTGTCACGTAATCGAGGGGTCCGCAGTATGGATTCGTTGGATGCGGTCGAAGAAAGACTCCCATGTACGTAGTCCCTAGAAGAATCAGCATGCATGGCATCACCATTGGTCAACTTTTGTGATATAGCGGAGTCCATAGTGGTATTTTTGATGGAATTGAAGTGATATATGTGCTTTAAGGGAGAAGTGTTGAAATAGTCTGTATCATCAGGGAATTTTCTGCTAATAGGTGGTCGCTCCAACGGCGGCGTAGTCGCAATTCCTGAGGGTGATGAGGACGAAGATGAGGATATGGAATTCGCCTTCTTTTGACTAAAGTTCATTAGGAAATCATAACTTAGAGATTTCCGCAACGGGACATTGCTGTAGCTCTTGCTATGTGGTGGTGTGCCATAGCAAGACGTCTTCGCGTAGTTCCCGCCGATGCTCCTGCCGCTCCTCTTCCTCACCCTCGACGGCTGATCTGGAAGCAACGCCGATCGTGAAGGCACTGTGGAAAGGACTGCAGGCACCGTCAGGCATTTGGCGTTGAATTGGTAATTTTCATAGTTGTTATTGTCGTAGTAAGTCTCCCCGTTCACATCATAGCGGCAGCATAGCGACATCGTGACCGGGCACCATGTCTCGCGTGCGCCGGGCACGCAGTAGAGCAGATTTTTGACTTTCATGAAGTACTTGTAGCTCGACAAGTCGATGATGAACTGGAACTCATCCACCTTCGACGTGACCGTCTTCAGGTACTGCGCGGTTACGTAATGGATGTTCTTCCACTCGTCAAAGGAGAACTTCACCTCAATGAACTTCTCGAAATGCAAGTTGGTCACGTAGAGCGAACCCTTTATGGTGTGCATGTCCACAAGCGAAACCTTGTTCAACCTGATGTTGTGCCCCTGCAAGAACTGGAAGAGCTGGTCCTggagcggcagcgcgccctGCGGGTGGAACGACACAAGATTCGAGCCCCCCAGCTCCCAGTGGCGGATCAGGAACCCGGCTGCGTCGCCCTCGTCCCGCGCCggctcgtcgtcgtcgtcgtcgtagccctcctcctcggacAGCTCGATCGAAGAGAGATCGTCGAACTCCGGCCCGTCCAGCTCCTTGTCGTCCGAGTCGTCCGAGTCGTAGTCCAGCGTGAACTTCGGCACGCCCCGCGCTGGCGCTCGCAGCCCCCGCACCCGTGCGTACGGCTGCGTCCCGAACCAGAACTTGTCCAGCACTCCTTCCGAGTGCACCAGCTGGTCCAGCGACGTCAACTCCGGCGAGTTCTCGTTCGAGATCGACATCGGCTCGCTGTTCAGGTCGAACCGCTTGACCGTCGCCAACTGCGGCGCGAACCGCACGCTCTTGCTCGACGACAGCGACGCCGAGCTGCAGCTCGACGCCGACGCCGCCAGCTTCAACGACGACTTCAACTTGCGCAGTgccggccgcgcccgcgcacCCGTGCCCCACGGCccgctcgccgccgcccgccgcccacCCTCCTCGTTGTCGTCCGAACTCGACGGCGGGTTGTTGTGCAGCAGATCGAAGATGTTCAGGTCGCTGATGCACTTCGTCAGCTCGTCGTCCGCGCTGCCCAtcgcgctgccgctgcctGCGCTCCCCGAACCGCCGACAGGCGACATCTCCAGCTTGATCGTCTCCGCAGAGTCGTTCTGGTGCAGAAAAATCCCGTTAGCACCCACCTCCATCTGGCCCTATACCTACCAGCCGCCTCGTACCGCGGCTCTTATACCCCTGGCTCGCTGTGCGCTGCTGATCCCGCGCACTCGCCGTCGCCTGCTTTGTGTCCTGCGTCCCTGTCGTACTGGTCCGGCTACAGACGGCTGCTGCGGAATGCTCCCCTATCTCCCTGGCGAACGGCGCCGACGGCCCGCGACACAGCCCGAACTTATATACCAGGCGCTGCAAAAAGAAAACGCAGAGTATTAGAAATCTCtgcccgcgcgcgcacgGCGGGTTCTGCACGGCAGCCACGCGGCACCCGCGGTCTTATATACCGACATATATGTCTTGTGCAACCGCCGCAGTGGCGGCCGCCACCGCGGGCGCTCTCCTTTTTGGCCCCTGGCCGCGGTGCGCCCGCGGGGCCAGATCTGGGGATCtcggcgggcggcggggcgcCGAGTCATGCCGGACACAGGCAACGGTTGCAATCCTCACCGCGCACGGGCGAAAAATTTGGCGTATTTCTTGCCACAGCGCGACCacgcgcccgcgcccgaGCCAGTATGTCGTTCGATACCACACGCGTGTACACTACCAGCGTGCTGCCCGGAGAggaggcgggcgcgcacGAGCGCTCGGAGGTGGTGCGCTCGTTCCGCGACTTTGTGCTGGAGTTTCGGTTGGACGCGCGGTTCGTATATcgcgagcagctgcgcaacAACCTGCTGGTGCGGCGGTACGCGCTGCGCGTCAACACGGAGCATCTGATTGGGTACAACGAGGCGCTGTACAAACTGGTGCGCGACGAGCCTGTGGAGACGGTGCCCCTCTTTGAGCAGGCGGTGACGGAAATAGCGCGGCGGATGGCGCGGCTCCGGGCGGAGGACGcgggcgcgctgccggcggtgcaggtggagctgcagagcgcggcggctgagacggcgctgcggcagctggaCTCACAGAGCGTTTCGCGGCTGGTGCGGCTGAGCGGGATCGTGGTGTCAACGTCGGTGCTGACGTCACGTGCGACTCACGTTGCGCTGATGTGCCGCAACTGCCGGCACACGACGGCGCTGGACCTCAACAACTTCCAGTCGCTTGCGGGGAGCAACGTGGCGCTACCGCGGGCGTGCCTGGCAGACCACTCGAATGACGAtggcagcgcggcggggaACCCTTGCGGCCAGGACCCGTACATGATCGTTCACGAGAGCTCGCGCTTCGTAGACCAGCAGTTCCTGAAGCTCCAGGAGGTGCCGGAGTCCGTACCGATCGGCGAGATGCCGCGCAACCTGCTGCTGACGTGCGACCGGTACCTCACGAACCGGGTGGTGCCGGGCACGCGGGTGACGGTGGTGGGGATCTACGCGATATACCAGTCCAAGGGCGGGCAGGGCGGGGCGCGGGCTGTGGCGATCCGGAACCCGTACGTGAAGGTGCTGGGGATCGAGGCGCAGGCGGGCAGCCCTGCGGGCGTGCTGTCGATGTTcagcgaggaggaggaggaggagttcctgcggctggcgcggACGCCGAACCTGTACCAGCTGTTTGCAGAGTCGATTGCGCCCAGTATCTATGGAAACGAGGATATCAAGAAGGCGATAGTGTGCCTGCTGATGGGTGGCTCGaagaagctgctgccggaCGGCATGCGCCTGCGGGGGGACATCAACGTGCTACTGTTGGGAGACCCGGGGACGGCGAAGTCGCAGCTGCTGAAGTTCGTGGAGAAGGTGTCTCCGATCGCGGTGTATACGTCGGGCAAGGGTTCTTCGGCGGCGGGTCTGACAGCGTCAGTGCAGCGCGACCCGAACACGCGTGAGTTCTACCTCGAGGGCGGTGCGATGGTGCTGGCCGACGGCGGCGTGGTGTGCATCGACGAGTTCGACAAGATGCGCGATGAAGACCGCGTGGCGATCCACGAGGCAATGGAACAGCAGACCATCTCGATCGCGAAGGCGGGCATCACCACGGTGCTGAACTCGCGGACTAGTGTTCTGGCGGCCGCCAACCCCATATACGGGCGCTACGATGAGCTCAAGTCCCCGGGCGAGAACATCGATTTCCAGACGACCATTCTGTCGCGGTTCGATATGATCTTCATAGTCAAGGACGAGCACAACGAGCAGCGGGATATGTCCATAGCGCAGCACGTCATGAACATCCACACCGGGCGCACTGCCGTGCCGGACGCaggcgctgccggcgcaGACCGCGAAATACCCATTGACAAAATGCGCCGCTACATCACATACTGTCGCTCGAAGTGCGCCCCCAGGCTCTCAACTCATGCGGCTGAGAAGCTGTCCTCGCACTTCGTGACCATTCGCAAACAGCTGCTGATCAATGAGCTGGAGTCGAAGGAGAAATCCTCCATTCCGATCACTGTGAGACAGCTGGAGGCCATCATACGTATTTCGGAGTCGCTGGCGAAATTGGAGCTCAGCTCCGTCGCCGAGGAGCGCCACGTCGACGAAGCCATTCGCTTGTTCCAGGCTTCCACAATGGATGCGGCGTCTCAGGATCCTATCGGGGGCATGCAAAATTCAAACGTAGTGTCCGAGGTACGCAACCTCGAAGCGGAACTAAAACGGCGTTTGCCAATAGGCTGGTCGACCAGCTACCAGACCCTCAAACGGGAGTTTGTCCAGTCTGGTCGTTACTCTCTACAGGCACTCGACAGAGCTCTATATGTCCTCGAGAGGCATGAGACAATACAACTGCGCTATCAGGGCCAGAATATTTATCGCAGCGGCGTGTAATCTGCATCTTCTACCCAGGACGCCGATAGCCGACTCACGCTGTTGGATTTCTCCACCCACCAGAATCGCTGCATCTTGCGCGTATACCCTACGCTAGTTATCGACTTTCATAATTGCCAACAAAAATCCTCTGTACGTATTCTGCAGATATCAACCTGGTAGTCACAAGTGCCTACCGGTACGCTGTCCGGTGCGCGGTATTTCGGTTCGGCTGTCCGATCCAAAGCCCCTCAACGGAAAAGAATCTACACCTGCAGCCATGGATAACTGTAAACTACCCCTAGTGTTCTAACCTACCGTTTCCGTCGTGTCACCGTCCAGATGCGATATTTCGAATTAACGAATCAGGACAAGATACCTGTATCTGTTGAATCTGGTTACAGAACGGACTGGACAACATAGGGACAGGATGATCCGGCAACCAGGCGACGGAGTGACCCGCGCCTCTGAGAGAGCGGAACATTCTGTTTTTGGAAGCAACATGCTACAAAAGGGTAGAGCTTGTATTCCCGATTAAGCGAGAGTTCCTACAGTAACCCGGTATTGTGTGGCCAATACCGTTTTCGTTTAGTTACGATCACCTAGCAGCCTTTGCGGGCGCCCAACACCCCACCCTCTTCATGCAGGATATGGCTTCGCTCAACGGGCTCCTGCAAGTCGAGATAGGGTGCCATGTCTTAGAGCCCCTCAGTTTTGTGGCTAAACGCTACGCTATTTGTTCCAACCCCCATGAGGCGTTTACTCTGGAATTGCGACATTCCCCAATTCGGTCGAGGTGATAATTGGGGATGTTCGGTCCGGAGTCGCCCACTGTTATCGACAGTGGCAGCAGAAGTTTTGCCCGATAGCCGGTAGGCGATGTCCGGAGACCTTTTTGCATTTGGATCCCGCAGAAGTCAAGGCTGTACGCTCTAGAGCAAGCTAGATCCCACCCGTAATCCGCCAATGTATTAGCCAAAAGCGGAAGTGGAAAGGGGAGTTGTGCTACATGATACGAAGAAAGGGCTAGAAAAGACGACAGCAAGTGATCAGCTCTGGCTTTGATATGATTTCCACTCTTGGCGGGTCACAGTGCCAGGATTTCTGAATCTCCCAAAACATTTAGCAGCCATCATTGCTACAGACCTTTTCTCGTAAATCAGACCATAAGGCTTCGAACGCGGTAGCTGCGTCACGTGGTGAAACAAGTAGTAGTCCGCCACTCGATGATTCACGGAAATGGCACAGATGTATCTCTAGACGATCTGTATCTCTAAACGATCACGTGAAAGGGGGGGATAGAAAGTAGTACACCTCACAATAGTATGGTTTATACCATTTTAGTCCGTTTACGCAGAATAACCGTTGCTTGACGACGCGGATATCCTATTTTGCAGCTAGACTATCTGCAGCAAGAAACTTTAACATGTTCACTTACGGTGGCGTGCTGGATCATACATGGGTTCCTGAGATCTGCGATTTAATATAATATGTAATGCGAATATATCTCTGTATTCATGTCTGCATATCAACGTCAGCTCTCGTAGCTGCGTGGAATTATGCCTTCGAGTTCCATGGCCGAACTGCTTCCTGGGGTTACCAGGTCCGTCAGACGTGCGTATCGCGGAGTGAGTGTGAGCCTGTTTATCGACATCTAGGGCAATATGTCCCAATATGACACCAGAGCTTCTATGGCCAAGTTGGTAAGGCGCCACACTAGTAATGTGGAGATCATCAGTTCGAATCTGGTTGGAAGCATTTTTGCGTATCAAGTCAActagtcacgtgacactGAAAATTatgcggcggcgctatgtgCATTATCTCTTAATCTGCAGGAAAGACATACCATTCAACTCTTCGCAACAAGATATCCAGTTCGGACACAATAGGTGCTATGTCGTATGTTTTTGAGCTCAATAGAATGCTAGAGGATGCCTTACTAACAAGTGTGAAGTAGCGATTTGGTGAACCGGCCGCGTTCGGAACTTACGCAGGATGAACTTGCACAGCTGGAAGAGTTCGAGTTCAAGCACGGGCCGATGTCGCTCATTCAAGAAGCTATGACAGCACGCACGCCGGTGATAATATCACTTCGGAATAATCACAAGATCATAGCTCGTGTAAAGTCTTTTGATAGACACTGTAACATGGTGCTTGAAAACGTGAAGGAGATATGGAGCGAACGAGAAGGCAAGAAGATTTCAAACAAGGAACGCTTTATTTCCAAGCTGTTCCTGAGAGGTGATTCCGTAATTGTAGTACTTAAAGCGCCCCTATAAACTGCATATTTCATATATACTTGTGTACACTACTGAACCGCAAAACAGAGGACGTGCGCGCGCGGGACAGTGTGCTTGTGTATCAGGATATCATAGTACGGTTCAATCACTTGAAGTTTTTTAGAGGGTCTGATTTACGCCCTGGCTTGCGCTTGGCCACTTTGCCTTTTCTGTTCTTCTTCGGGTTGTGGAACGGTACGAAGCCAATCTTTTTACCAGTTTCCCTAGCAGCCTCTGGTAAGAGGTAATCTGGAACCCTCTTCAAATGCTGCTGAACACGAGCTGGGTGAAGCTCCTTGTCATGCCTTAAACTATCTAAATCATGCGGGTTCTCCTCGAAATGTCTCTTCAGCTTTTCACTCGCCAGCAGTTCTTGCTTTAATTCCTTGACACGGGCCTCCCGAACTGCAACTTGAGTCACGGCACGGAAACCATCCTCCATTCTATAACGGAAACCTTCGATCTGTTTTACGTCAAAGTTGTATGGCTCAATTTGGAATCCTAGTTTGCTTTGTTGCTTTATGACTCTGGCGAGAATCTTCTCATCTTTCTTTGCCGTCACAAGCATCGAGGGCTTATGCTTTCCGTACTCCTTTAGTGGCACCACGAAAGAAATGGCGGTACCAGATTTACCTGCACGCGCGGTTCTTCCGATTCTGTGAACGTATGACTTGGCTGTGGTAGGAAGGTCAAAATTTAGTACGCACGAGACGTTTTGGAAATCAACACCCCGGGATGCACCATATTCCTTGTCCTTCTTAGCAATTTTTTGCTTCCCGTTTGTAGAACTAGTCTTTGAAGTGATCTCTTCAAGCTTCTCCCCGCCTTCTTCAAGCTTTTCGCTGCCTTCTTCGCCCGCCTCCACGGTTtcttcgtcttcttcttcaaTGTACTCGTTGTCATCCGTGGCAATGAGTAGCTGGTATACATTCTTGTTAAATTCGTCCACTATGTGTTGGCGCGAGTTTAGCGGCAGCTCACTGTTCAGAATGCAAGATCTAATGCCAAACTGTTCCAAGACCAATTTCAATCTGTAACCTCTGTCAATAGTGTTCACAAAAATAATGGTCTTACCTTTTATTAATGAAAGCTTGAAAATGACGTAGCATAACAAGAATTTGTCGAACTCCGAGACCTTCACGTAGTACTGCAGGAGCTTGTTTTTGTTTTTGTTGATTTCATCGTCATTGAGCTTTAAGATAGCTGGCGAACGACAGAACTTAGTCTTGAGTTCCTGGATTTCTTCATTTAAGGTTGCACTCATTAAGAACGCCTGTAAATTCTTCTTCAAAGGCAAATATTGGGATATCTTCAGCAAATCTTCTTGGTAACCAAACGTGAGGATTAAATCAACCTCATCTATCACAAGGAACCTTAGATCCCTCAAGGAAATCGTCTGCAGATGCTTGCCCTCTAGAATCTTAACTAGCTGTGAGGGTGTGGAAATGATGATCTCTGGGTTTTCTGCTAGTAACGGCCCCAGCACAGAATCGTCGACATTGGCTGAAATATTTAGCAGCCTTATGTCCTTCGAGCAGTATAACACCAACTTTTCCAGCACCACGCGGACTTGCTGTGCTAGTTCTCTTGTTGGCACCAACACCACGCCCAATGTGCCTGTGGTTCTGTCCGCACCTTGTGTACTTTTGTGTTCCAGGATCGTCTGTACCACCGGAATCAAGTAGGCAAGCGTCTTACCAGATCCAGTCGATGCCTTTGCAATTATATCACGCTTCTGTTCCAATGCAAGCGGGATTGCACTTGACTGTATTAGTGTGGGGTGGTGGAAGCCACTGCTCTTAAGGGACTGTTGCAGTCTCAGGTCCAACTGGAACGAACTGAACGTTTTGGATTCATCCAGATATTCAGAAGATGCAGTAGTTTGTTGGCTCATGCCTCTAATTAATCCCCAGGACCGCACAAGTGAGTTGCTGCACTTATTGCTCGTCTCTTTAGGCCTAAAGATTCTGCGATGAGAGAAAATTTTTCGAGCGGCTGTCGCAGGgaaaaaaagaaacgacTTGATGTTGAAATGACAAGTTGAAGGGTACTAAAAACATTAGGCTGTAGGTAGTCAGTTCTACAGGAGAATTAGTGGAAGTACTATAATGATATAAAATATTAACACAAGGGGGCGACAAGATCAGCCCCTATCCCTAGAATACTTTCGATCCTCCCCTTCAGTGGGTTTGAATTACAGTCCTCTACTGCCATCTTCGAAAAGTTGACAGTAGCGTAGTTTTTGCCAATCGTCACCGAGCCCTTTATGTTCTCGTTATCAGAATGTTCACTCTCCTTATCCAGAAGCAAAGTAAAACTGTCACCAAACTGCTCATTAAAAAGCTTGGCAATTTGTTTGATCTTCCAAAGAGTTTCGGACTCCCCCGGATGATCGTTCGAATTGCAGCTGTGGCTGCTGCGTTTAACACTCGCTGGTGAAGAATCGACACTCAGCAGAATAGCAACGATGCTATCAGCCACTGCATCGCTTATGACATTCTGCGTCCACTCAAGAGTAGCGACATGATCAACGACTGATAACTTGATATCGCCCATAACACGGACGACGAGTTGACCAGGCTTTGTATTCTTTTCGTCTTCTTCAACTTTTGTTAGCGTCGCACCCTCTTCATCAACTAGCACTTCGATATCGCCAAACATCTGGCACAGGTGCCAGAATATTAGCTCGTTTCTACAGTCCACGTGGACTGTCTGGCGCTCCTTCAA carries:
- the MPC54 gene encoding Mpc54p (Syntenic homolog of Saccharomyces cerevisiae YOR177C (MPC54)); amino-acid sequence: MCPSNAQANEDPSLCLIDLTFMKQHKGLPDDPSFVELAINGILNQDSIVAQRKVKFSELPLGPQPSARSSMTTPRKSILVSRQTTETENSDNEEDPDEVELLLHRCFNFCNLDTDGVAERPLVENLELISYGIISTFRFHECCYKYAHELEASSTVKEEVPQRLLPVDKTATLDTDMQDELVLWKIEAEELGIKNNVLMTENGKLIAELTALRQTIRTLNDEKEKLRAQVHDRDIQLLKLKDQSKDIDTETQVKLRRLQDLAGRLEKVISQRASTISNLREDRQALRRELAKSTELTINLKGDNRRLKAHVDSLLHLFNDCENEGPSSSVTLPHQLQSLKLTSKHEKDESQAFMQRPLHPQNNRKHTGLKLRAHT
- the PIG1 gene encoding protein phosphatase regulator PIG1 (Syntenic homolog of Saccharomyces cerevisiae YOR178C (GAC1) and YLR273C (PIG1)): MEVGANGIFLHQNDSAETIKLEMSPVGGSGSAGSGSAMGSADDELTKCISDLNIFDLLHNNPPSSSDDNEEGGRRAAASGPWGTGARARPALRKLKSSLKLAASASSCSSASLSSSKSVRFAPQLATVKRFDLNSEPMSISNENSPELTSLDQLVHSEGVLDKFWFGTQPYARVRGLRAPARGVPKFTLDYDSDDSDDKELDGPEFDDLSSIELSEEEGYDDDDDEPARDEGDAAGFLIRHWELGGSNLVSFHPQGALPLQDQLFQFLQGHNIRLNKVSLVDMHTIKGSLYVTNLHFEKFIEVKFSFDEWKNIHYVTAQYLKTVTSKVDEFQFIIDLSSYKYFMKVKNLLYCVPGARETWCPVTMSLCCRYDVNGETYYDNNNYENYQFNAKCLTVPAVLSTVPSRSALLPDQPSRVRKRSGRSIGGNYAKTSCYGTPPHSKSYSNVPLRKSLSYDFLMNFSQKKANSISSSSSSSPSGIATTPPLERPPISRKFPDDTDYFNTSPLKHIYHFNSIKNTTMDSAISQKLTNGDAMHADSSRDYVHGSLSSTASNESILRTPRLRDSVLSSSISATSNSSNISSEDRSEHRLYKTHRLHGHAYGENNSCSSSGEMQLPMEHTPAGYAKIFGDYNVYSSGLIRSREPGAQNINSFLAKTICSSHQSATKDSDKVAVFAEDR
- the MCM5 gene encoding MCM DNA helicase complex subunit MCM5 (Syntenic homolog of Saccharomyces cerevisiae YLR274W (MCM5)), translated to MSFDTTRVYTTSVLPGEEAGAHERSEVVRSFRDFVLEFRLDARFVYREQLRNNLLVRRYALRVNTEHLIGYNEALYKLVRDEPVETVPLFEQAVTEIARRMARLRAEDAGALPAVQVELQSAAAETALRQLDSQSVSRLVRLSGIVVSTSVLTSRATHVALMCRNCRHTTALDLNNFQSLAGSNVALPRACLADHSNDDGSAAGNPCGQDPYMIVHESSRFVDQQFLKLQEVPESVPIGEMPRNLLLTCDRYLTNRVVPGTRVTVVGIYAIYQSKGGQGGARAVAIRNPYVKVLGIEAQAGSPAGVLSMFSEEEEEEFLRLARTPNLYQLFAESIAPSIYGNEDIKKAIVCLLMGGSKKLLPDGMRLRGDINVLLLGDPGTAKSQLLKFVEKVSPIAVYTSGKGSSAAGLTASVQRDPNTREFYLEGGAMVLADGGVVCIDEFDKMRDEDRVAIHEAMEQQTISIAKAGITTVLNSRTSVLAAANPIYGRYDELKSPGENIDFQTTILSRFDMIFIVKDEHNEQRDMSIAQHVMNIHTGRTAVPDAGAAGADREIPIDKMRRYITYCRSKCAPRLSTHAAEKLSSHFVTIRKQLLINELESKEKSSIPITVRQLEAIIRISESLAKLELSSVAEERHVDEAIRLFQASTMDAASQDPIGGMQNSNVVSEVRNLEAELKRRLPIGWSTSYQTLKREFVQSGRYSLQALDRALYVLERHETIQLRYQGQNIYRSGV
- the SMD2 gene encoding mRNA splicing protein SMD2 (Syntenic homolog of Saccharomyces cerevisiae YLR275W (SMD2); 1-intron) translates to MSDLVNRPRSELTQDELAQLEEFEFKHGPMSLIQEAMTARTPVIISLRNNHKIIARVKSFDRHCNMVLENVKEIWSEREGKKISNKERFISKLFLRGDSVIVVLKAPL